The sequence below is a genomic window from Oreochromis niloticus isolate F11D_XX linkage group LG3, O_niloticus_UMD_NMBU, whole genome shotgun sequence.
GTCTGTCAGCGATCTGCTTCAGTTTCTGCAGGAAAAAATAGAGGAACAATGAAATATTCATTTCTGTTCCAAAGAAgtagattctgttcatctggacgtaacgttttcagtgggagaaaacaTTACAGTCATTatgctttaattaaaaaagcgACATTTTGAAATTTGATCTCTGGAGGCTAAAGGATCTACATTTAAACAGTATAGGCACCACAAGTAAGCCCACAGTCTGAGATTTAattgctctaatggggtgatatggtaccataaggtctttaagataagatggggcctgattaccagcttaaaatgtttttaagggGAAGAGTTTTCAGGGGACAACAGAAGGAGAAAAGCTATACAGAggtgtgtaagactgcaactctggatagtcactTGGGGGTTTCATAAATTTGGCCAGACTTTTTGAAATGAAAGGAGtttcatccaaagtgggatggatgccacATCTCCTCACAAGACCTAGTGAAAGACAGTACCACTGGCAGTCACCAGTAGTTttcaaaatgttgaaaacaGTCCTCAGCTAACACGTGACCTTTGTTATGTCTCTAGTGCTCACCTTAGCACACAGTTTCCACTCATATTTTTTCAGTGGTATCAGCAGCCcctgcagagagaaaacagcagaaaactaTCATGAAGATAAATCCATCCATACTAAGTTCATGTGGTAGATGTGAGTGTTGAAATGTTTCACATTACTGCCCCGACACCTCCACCCTCCAAACAAGGCctgttagtttttcttctttcattgtTCTTCTTGGGTTGAAACGTGGAACATTAAGAGGCAGCTGCATGTCTAACACTGTACATGCAGCTGCCTCACCTTGGTGTAATTTGCCCTCTGATGAATCAGCTACCTGTCACCTTCATTTTTTCTTCAGTGAGGACCAATCAGAGTCTGGCACCTAGAAACTTACCTTGGTATAGTGAGCGATGGCTTGAGCCTCATTTTTTGTGTGATAATGATGAAAGTCACCGCAGCGCTGATGGATAGTCTGACAATCCttttcctcctccacctctggtAACTTCTTCAAGCACTGCTGATAGGCCTCCTCAGCCCTGAGAAACAAAGAGATGATGAGGAATTTACAGCCAGAGGAAAGAAAGCAGGAAGCCCTGCATCTTTGTTTAGACGGGTACCTGCTCATATCCCCTGCCTCTGCACACAGCAGTGCCAGTTCAGCCCACGCCTCGACAAAAGGTCTCTTCCTCTTCACAGATTCTTCAAGGTGACTGATACAAATACGCCTCCACTTACGCACCTCTTCTGTGGAGCATTAAAGGATGTTTTGAGTTGTGTTCATTTAAGGATAGCATGCAGTATATTTCTGTGTACCTCTGTTGCTGAAGGGCCTGCGACACTCCTCAGCAATTATTTTCTGCTTGTAGCACAGAGCCAGCTGGTAGTTGAAGGAAGATAATTGATCGCCCCTTTTCAGGCCTCGCTCAAACACAACAATAGCCTCATCCGGTCGATTCTggaacacatttaaaaagaaattactgccccaagtggaggaattGAAGTgtctcagggtcttgttcacgagtgggAGGAGATTGGCAGATGGATTGgtcctgcagctgctgtgatgCAGATGCTGCCCCGGTCAgatgtggtgaagagagagcataaaagcaaagctcttgatttaccagtcgatctacgtctctaccctcacctatggtcacaaggTTTGATGAGATGAGATTGCAGATGCAAggggcagaaattaggtttctccaaagggtggctggcctctcacTTTGAGATAGGGTGAGGATTTGGGCCGTCCaaaaggggctcagagtagagccgctgctcctccacattgaaataagtggaagaagatgaatggatggatattcataaatttgaaattgaatcAGTGTGTCTGTACTTACCATGGGAAATTTATGAAACTTCCTGTAAAACATTAATACACGCCACAGTTGACTGTTTACCTCAGGTTAAATGGCTGGTTGTTCTCGTCCCCGAATCAGTACAGTATCAGGATTAAGGAGAGCAAAAACACCCAAGCTGTTCAGGATTACAAAATAGGAAAGGAAATGAAAGCCTAAAGCCAGCCAGCATCCCCAGAGATCACGGAGTTGTTCTAAAAACTCCCAGGAGCCAAAAATGAACACCAAATTTTTCGAGTCAAATGAAAATCAAGGACAGGTTTTATAACCTTTAATAATGACCTGGATGCTCTATTAGGGCTTGTATGGTTGAGGAGGCCTTAAAGTTGATGGTGAATGTGCTCTCATTTAAAGAACGAAGCTAATGGCATGAATGGTGGCCCCAGGAAGATTTCCATACTAGAATCTTGGACCTCTATCATCTGGTACCTTTACCCTCAGGTCAGGCAGAGTTGGAGTCTGTTGGTGGTCTCGtctccccactgtcaccaagttgTTAACATTGAATTAATTTCTAAGTATAACACTGCAGGTACCTTGACATACTGTAAATAATGTTAGAATAGTTTCTATGAAGAAAACGTTTAAAAAGAAACTGAGGATGAGTCTCTACAGACGGATTTCTTAACTTTTGTTTGGTCTGCTGTTACTAAGCCAAAGACCCAGTAAGCAGAAGTAAGAATTTATAAGACCAAAGTTGCAGACTTACCTGATTACGTAAGTATTTTCCTGAGTGGCGGAGGATATGAGGGTTATCAGGATCATTTTGTAGCGCTTTCATCACCAGACCCTCAGCCTCTTCGTATTTCTTATAGGCCGCCAGCTTCGCGCCCAGCATGCACTGCAGAGCAGCGTTATTTGGGTTGATCTCCAATGCAAAGCGAAGCTGTTTGATGACCTGGGATTTCTTATGTTTCTGTAATTTTTATAAAACCCACTACAGATGAGAAACTGGTTAGTCCACAGTTTCTTTTGCTTGAATAAATATTAGTCATTGAAACTTCTAAAAATTATACTGACGCTGAAGTAACCAAGGCAACTGAAGGCGCCTGAAGGCTGATTTTAGGAAGTCCTCTTATAGCTCATCACCTATTATCATTAAAGCTGCTGATATTGGGATCGTTGAGTTATAAATATCTAGATTTGGTACTTGACCATAAACTGTGTTTTGAATCTCATGCTGATGCCACTACTAAAAAAGTTCAACAACGACTGTTCTTTTTAAGGAAAATCAGATCTTTTAATGTCTCATCTGagatgttgtctttgttttatagaagttttattgaatctgtgATGTCCTTTTGTATCGCTGCCTGGTTTGGTAACCTGATGGTGAAGAATAAGAATTGGTTGGGACTTCTGGTAAAAACTGCAAGAAAATTTCAGTGTGCTGGCAAGATGGACTTTTagtcatttacaaaatgtgctGAGTAAGGCTCATTCTATTATTAATTGTTTGAACCATCCACTTCACAGTGAGTTTGAGTTGTTGCTTTAGAGTACCTCCGAGAAAGACTAAAAGACTCCAGGTTTCTTTTATCCCCACTGCATCTTGTCTCCTAATGGCAAATAACTGTCCTTGGACTTTCTATCactattattgtcattattatttcatattattgtTCTGTTTACTTTTATCCTGCTGCTAAACTAAtctccccttgtgggacaataaagaatttgaattgaattgaattgaggaGGGATATACCCATATAAGGTAATAAACTCTTCATTCTTAGTGTTAAGATGTTTATACTACACCAGTATCCTTTAAAAGCACAATAAACTTTTTTGCCTTCCagtaaaagctaaattaaactATGACTtacttttatttgtaaaaaaaaaaaaaaagcaatactGTTAAATACACCACATTTCTTCTGTGCTCAGCTGCAGTATCCAGATAAACTACATAATTATGCTACATGATTTTTAACAAACACCAATTTAGTGATTCATTGAGCAAAAAGTAACTTTTTGAAAAACTCTGTTACATTCAGAGCATCTTTTAAGTGGAATAAACTGCCTTATGCCGGTGGcccagtggcgccagtgttcggcagcctcgcctctgtcagtgcgccccagggtggctgtggctactatgtagctgccatcaccagtgtgtgaatgtgtgtgtgaatgggtggatgtctggatatgtaaagcactttggggtccttagggactagtaaagcgctatataaatacaggccatttaccatttttttatGCAATTAGAGAACTAGCAACTTTtcataataaaacatttaaaagcctATTTATACAGTTTTATTAAATATTGTAAGAGGGTAATGTTGTGACCTGTTTTCCACGTGTATTGTGCCTCAATGTTATTAATATTTGCATGCTTATATTTTGGGCCCCAGGAAGATTAGCAACCAGTATTGTGTAAGCTGATGGGGTTccttatgaataaataaaaaaatctcatCATAAAACTGACCTGTTCTCCGCAATAGAGGACAACAGCGTAGCAGGTGTTCCACTCAACATCATGAGTCTGTACCTCAAGTGCTTTACGAAAACAGTCGATGGCTTTTGATATAGAAGACCTCGACACCTTAAAATAGGCCCAGCCTTGTTCCCCGTACACCTCTGGAAGGAGACTTCCTGATGAACCAGTGGGATACTTCACCTGCAGAGGGAGAAGGAAGCGTCAGAGGttcaacagcagtgatcatcATGTTTGATCTGCTTGGTGTACATACCAGTATGTCCTCGACTCTCTGACAGTAGCTTTGTGACTGTGCAAAGTCTCTATCATGGTATTTCAGCCAGGCCATGTCTCCATACGTCACAATCAGCCTCCTCTCACTCTCATCACCGTAACTCTCCCTGATGGTCTCCTCTGATTGGTTTAAAAGTTTCAGTGCTTCCTCTCGTTGATCCTGAAGATACCTGAGGACCAACAGGTCATCAACAGCTGTTCCACATCTGGTGTTTACAACACCTGACAAGAAACTGACCTGAGAGTTCAACTAACACTTGTTAATGATTCATTAAGGTTTTTATCTGAGGTTCATGACTCCAGGGTTAATTACTGCATTTTCACCAGAAAAACAAGAGTCCAAACAAGCTTCAGGAAACAGATTTATATCAAGATTCTTAAAGAATCAGAAACTTTAGTCCAATACTCCAATAATTTTTCTCTTCCTATCACGTGTATCTATTAAGGttgaaataatgaaataaacgTAAAGCAAGGTAAATTTTTTCTTCCAGCTGCAGCTTTGCTATCAATCTGGTAATTACTCATtcttaatgttaatgtttgtcatgattcggctgtgtggcaggcaggaagtggacccaaacgcaagctCACAGAGGCAGGAatgaactcaaaacacagctttattgctggaaggAAACGATGAAACAAACTGATaagaaactaaactgggaaacaatACACTAGGACACGGAGAAACACACGGCCAtgaatgagggagaacgcgacacagaactgagggagacgcagacataaatacacagagggttaacgaggggaGTGGGAGcacggggaacacaggtgacactgataatcataacgagacagggcagcagtgaacacaacatgacgcatactgacgAGGGACTGTCAacgtaaaacaggaagtgcacagaggttcagactggcggagagagagagcacagacataatgggctggggaaaacatggaataaaacacaaggagagacgagggctcacagatacacaaaggggcacacagggggtaagagtcacaaggggaaaacacataaggaacaacgtaacagagcaacccaggaagcatggcctaaataaggaacaaaatacaaaaatacatgaaaactaagaatactgggccaacatggcccaggaccatgacaaactTATGAAGTGAGTTGAAAATGAGCCAGCCATATCTACTGCAGACACAATGttgttaaataatttaaaacttaaaattttcaaaattttcaaaatttaaaaagcagcaGGAACACTGCTGATAGGTAACATTAGCAGAAGAAAGACAGCTCAGGGTTGGATCTgatcctgaaaacaaaacaatatctCTATCATTCAAATATAAATCCTGCTGATGCTGACCACAGTTTCCTTTGACGGTCAAATTTGTCTTTGGTCAGACAGACTTCAGTGAGAAAAACTGTCTTTCTTCTGGCTAATGTTAGCTCCTCTCTTCTGTAGCAGAGTCCCAGAAATAAAAGTGTTGAGATTTGAATGAACAGAATAAATCCACTTTAGCTTTTCTTTCATCAAACAGCTACAGAAACTGTACCTGACATAAGCCAAAAGGCTGTAGAAGCAACCTGCTCCTTTATATGGACTCTGATGAAACTCTATGTCAATCTCCGTTCGGGTGATCAGTCTTTTTGGGGACACGTCCGGCTTCAGATCCCAGGTGAAGTGACACTGCAACTGCTGCAGCCTGCTGAGCAGAGCGCTGCTATCGTCACTGTAAGAGAGTCACAAAGAAAAAGCTGTGACGACCATCAGAGTGAGAGCATCAAACCTGGACTGGCTGAACTGAGGCTCACTCAGACCTCTGACACACCTGAGGATCCTGTTTCTACGACCAGCACATGATCAAACATCCTCACTCAGAAACTCTCATGACAGTTCATCCACACTTCCCAGCTCCTCTCCTTGAGAAAATTCAGTTTATGTGATCAATCAATGAAATCAGTGATGTGAAGTAGACCTGTGGTTTGAACCTCAAACAGGGGAACCAGAAGAAACCTTAGATGTGAAGTGAGACACAAACACGGGGGGACAGCTAATGTTGTGATACACAGGTTTGTCCTTGTGGAATATTTTTGATATTGTTCTCTTAAATATTTTTGGATATGAGACCacacaatttgtttttgtttaattcatTTGATCACATGCCAGTAGTGATGTGACGTTCTGTATCGAGGCTTCAAAGCTTGTGTCGAGTAGTAGAGGGGGCGTTTCCGCGATGCGCGTATGGAGGCTTGCTTCATTTATGGGaggatctgaaaatgatgacgtcCGAAGCCTCGCTGCCCGGCTGTACCACGTGACTGGTTCATGAAGTGGTTCGAACTTTGCCGTGAGCTATGACAGCGATATAAACCGTTCAgacttcattcaaaatgttGGTGTTTGATGGAGAGTTGCGGTTACTGAGAGTTTGGAGACAGTTTGGAGATTTATgagagtgaggagagaaagtcaggagagaatggagacagctaagaagaggaggatgtccTCCTCTGTGTGGGAACATTTTGATCTTATTCCTCCCAACAAGGTATGTAAATTTCTACAGAAGATGTATTTTCATAATACTGATGGTGCAATACAATTTATGTTAAGCTGTCTTTACTTTTGTACaaggtgaagtgtttgctaTGTGCCAGGGAACTGGGATATAACAGCAACACATCATCCATGCTCAGGCACTACAGAGCTTTGCATGAGAATAAGGGGAACACCGATTGTGGAGCAAAACCAGGTGAGCCATCAAATGCCATGATAATATAGCATGCAGTCATGTTACTAAAGGATAGAACAATATTATACAACTGTAATAAGTTACgtgtgtgatatttatatttgtgctttgtttttattgtctttcctcaGGAGAACAATCTCAAATAGATGAAGACCTGGTTAGCATGGTGACTGAGGACTCCCAGCCATTTAGCTTTGTGGAGGACAAAGGATTTAAAAGATctgttaaatcattaaatcctagctatgttctccccactaaaaaggtcataaaagcagtgaaaatttagtttttacagaataaaatgtgaacaggcagacagtgtgtagctgtccatacctcaacgttacaaaagcactaccccaaccacacctcacctcacagtaaatgatcatttccattttaagcatttccaaataatcattTTCCATATTGCCAGTATAAATATACATAGCATACTGCCATCACTACAATATAGATGTTTTACACACTCCTGttgttgttgacatttacaggctgtgtgcAAAATGCCACACTGTTCAAATTCAAGCCAACTAATATTTTTATGTCCAGTAGATGTCCTACTAGAGCAAATGAAGCTTCAAGAAGCTTTGTGCTGGAGTGAACCAATTGgatgaaaagcttcagtgcttcatgaaGCTTCATCTGCCCATCACTACATGCCAGTGTTAAAATGTCTAGTTATTGATGTAAGATGTGTCATGTTTCGGCTGTGTTCAGGCAggagaggacccaaacgcaaacttaCAGGGACACTggaaataaactcaaaagcactgctttattgcagaCTCGAGGAAAggatacaaaactaaactacacAGTGAGGCACACAAGGGAACACAGCATGAGGGATAACGtgacactgactcagagaagcacaggagctgtgtcccaaaacgtcggctgcatccttcggaggacccagCCTTCGCAGTCTACGTGGGTCGGGTTCTtcaaagaccgagaaggccagaagtgtgaggctgtgaactgggacggtctagccttcagattagcgtcaccgctgtcttggtggagtttaataaactcgtccgtctgctccttgctatctaaaatataacaggacactggcgtaaattctcgaccgtctcacacttctgtttaatcagttttctgtttgacgtttattcagctgtgtgaaaatcccggaggaacccacccgatggattaataaagttttatttaatctaataatctaataactttgatctcagccaaaccaatttactccggaacaaataaaacaccgaaaataggcaaacaattacatttttaagttatccgagtgacttatatatcatgtttaaatggcctgcatttgtatagcgctttactcagtccctaaggaccccaaagcgctttacactacattcacacactggtgatggcaagctacattgtagccacagctgccctggggcgcactgacagaggcgaggctgccggacactggcgccaccgggccctctgaccaccaccagtaggcaaacatggggttagtatcttgcccaaggatatttggcatgcagccaggaggtagcctgggatcgaaccaccgaccttctgattattggctgacctgctctgccacctgagctacagccacccctgagtagcgaaagagtggatgtctgaaaacgatgaagccgggagtccgctgctctcgccggctggaATGACCattgacccagaaagattaataagactaattttaaaacttagtagcggctgccattgttggcagctgaaatttggctgggccgcgctatgaattctgggatatggtgggccatgaaagacacacccaacccatccttcaaattcgaggaaatgaaggacgcatttgtcggccgcatttgaaggagtcgacgaattgggacagccttcgttgcctggctgtgacgtaatcggctttcaaatgcggcctccggaggatgcagccgacgttttgggacacagctagggtttaaatacactgggaagtaacgagggaatgagacacagaaggagagcacagctgggggaaatcagaactgacaagacaaggaagcaaagcaggacacatggacactcacatgagacagaccttcaaagtaaaacaggaagtacaacaCTGAGACGCGAACTTGACACGGTGGacacagagcaactaagaaacacagagacataaaccacaAGGCAGAGAACTCTAAGGAccaaaatacacagagggaaatACTAGGCATGGTACACAAAAAAACTTAATTTAAGGGAGTAACTAAAGACCAACAATGATGACATAATTTTCAacacaaagtgacaaaaaacacaggaaattCATAACACTTCATCAAAAAACTCAGGATCCTGACAAGATGCATGAATTGCCCGTGTTTTTTAGTTACCAATGTTCATGATCTGAAATTAATATTGTTAAAGAGGTGAGCACTCGAACATGCATGCAAGGGAGTTGTGACCAATCAGGGCTAAATTGTTTGGATTTTGATACCCAAGGATGGGAAGTTTAGGCTGGTAGTAGAATTAATGAAATGCATTGCAAGCTTTCCACTAAGTGTGCAGCACTCTGTGCACTCCTCAGTGCAGTGCCATGCATTGCTCTCCAGGAACTGAGATTGTTTGCTTGACACTGTTCAGTCACTGTACAGAGACTCTATGCATGATTgtgaaacaacaaataaaaggtCGACTGCACAAGAACTGAAGGGTGAGAGTCCTGAGGTTAAAGTGTTAGTGCAACATGTGACAAGTAAGAAGGGACAAGTGACAGCTGGGACTGAAGGGACCAATGAGACCatgtaacacaaacaaaaagtcacCTCATCCTCTTATTATGTCATATGTCATATCCAGTATTCAATTCAACTaatcaaacattaacatttctaATATGAAACCAACGAGCAGCTCATtataaaaccacatttttgtttttcttttaaaaatatttattattactcTTTAATGAGACAAAAGTATTTtctatttgatttgattttaattgaattttatttcttatttgacTGATAGAATATTTGATTACTAAAATAATCGATACCTGCAGcacagattattattattacataacagtttataattttttaatccccactttttcctcttcctctgaTTCACAGACTCTTGGACTGTGTTACTTTGTATCCCTCTCCGTGCACCTGAGCGCCAGGTAAACTAAACTACTGCTGGATTTAAACTCCACTCAGGTGGTTCAATTTGTGATAAATGATCGATTATTGATCAGAGGTTTGGCAGACTGACCTCATGTTGGCGCAAACAGAGACCTTCTCCTCCTTAGACACAGCAAAGTGATGACTGAACACGAAGAGTGCGTGGACCGATCTGTGAAGCTGTCACATCAGTTACACAAACTACCACAGCCCTTCTCCTGCTGCCTTCAGGGCTCCGCtgaaaacaagtaaaagtgagaATCCATCTGCTCgtgtctctcctctcctctcctctcctctcttgaATTTAATGGCCATAAATATAAACTATGTTAGGAGACGGGAGGTACACATTTGAGACAGGAGGAAAGCGTACCAACGAAAAGGCTTTCTGTTTTACACGACCTCAGGAGGGGTCTTTGAAGGCATCACGAGGGGACGTTAAGTTTCGTTTCTCCATCTCAGCTGAGAGCGTCACCAAAGATCACTGACCAGCTATTGATCTGTAAATAAATGATTTATCTGTGTTTTTTCTGAGGAAGAGAGGGGCTGTTTCTTGTAACATGACGTGAGTCCACATTAGCTTCACAGCAACTTTCTAGTTTCTGAAAACCACCACAAATAATACAGATATACTACTAAcggaggtggcaaaagtacagacaatCTGTAGTTCAGTAGTAaaaatactcaagtaaaagcTGAAGTACGGATTCAACTTCTTtgctcaagtaaaaaaaaaaaaggtttttttaaaaggtaGAAAAACAGGGCCAGGAGTtccaaaatgaatgaataaaatatgataTAATTAACTAAAACtggaattaataaataaatagctaaacaattaaatgtctatttattttattgaaatCATGCAATAAAgtatttatttcctgttttaataaattaaatcgacatttaattcatttgttttctcattttttttcacaagtgGACCTTTTGCTATAGTGGTCCACTTGATTGTCATAGTTTATTCaagctttattatttattatttcaagtTATTACAATCAGAACGGATGCAGTCGGGGACGGGAAAGAgaaataagaagaaaagaaaagttggGAGTAAAGTaaacagaaggagagagaaagaacaaGAGGGGAGAAGAGGGATAGATGGAAAGTCACTAAAAATCTGCTTCACCaactgctgaaaaacaaacaagcaaaaagaaaagagcacACTAGGAAAActacagcaacaaacaacagaagcacaggtaacagtaaataataaatactgatTCTCACTGAGCAACACACAAGACCAACAACACATGATATGTTTAGAGGCAGCAGCCaaccaatgtgtgtgtgtgtgagtatctgcttatacacctgtgtgtgtgagagtgctGGTATTTataaggtttctccatgtaagtGTCTAATAGTAGGTATGTGTAGCCATAGCCCTGCCCCCCCaggggcatgaagcaggcatggaggagatccaggtcCTAGACATCCAGAGGGCCCACAGAGCACAAGAGCCCAAGGAGGATGACTGGAGGGGCAGACGCTGGCAAACTTTAGCTGGTTGGTATTGTGTTAGCATGACTGTGTGctgtctttgaaaaaaaaatgtgttgtaaTTTAAATACTCAATTATATAACTGGATTTTAATGTATACATTTGTCTAAAAGTAGTTGATGTATTATTTCTGGCTAGTTATGACATATTTTCCTAgtgtttgttggttttcttatatttttattttggctAATCGGGAAAAGCTAATTTGAAGGCACTACCCCCATTAAGCTAGCAGTTTGTCTGTTCTACTTTATCAGTAACATACATTTGTTGCATCATAAAGAGTCTGTTATTTTGTATATAAAGTAATATTAGTTTagattttagtgtttttttaaaacagttttacaCTGTGATAGTTCTTCAATAAACTTTTCAAAGAAGAACCTGTGGATTTATTTGGATATTAAAGCACTAGCCAGCTATTTTAAACATAGACCTAAATATCAAGTTGCATAAACTTTGAGTTCCCACAGAAGGAT
It includes:
- the LOC102081234 gene encoding interferon-induced protein with tetratricopeptide repeats 5 isoform X2 — translated: MSEDSSALLSRLQQFQCHFTWDLKKDVDLETLSTRLQIDIEFHRKGAGCFYSLLAYVRYLQDQREEALKLLNQSEETIRESYGDESERRLIVTYGDMAWLKYHDRDFAQSQSYCQRVEDILVKYPTGSSGSLLPEVYGEQGWAYFKVSRSSISKAIDCFRKALEVQTHDVEWNTCYAVVLYCGEQKHKKSQVIKQLRFALEINPNNAALQCMLGAKLAAYKKYEEAEGLVMKALQNDPDNPHILRHSGKYLRNQNRPDEAIVVFERGLKRGDQLSSFNYQLALCYKQKIIAEECRRPFSNREEVRKWRRICISHLEESVKRKRPFVEAWAELALLCAEAGDMSRAEEAYQQCLKKLPEVEEEKDCQTIHQRCGDFHHYHTKNEAQAIAHYTKGLLIPLKKYEWKLCAKKLKQIADRRLAKNRGDGEALALLGQVARAEGDSKKAAFFYEKALNYDKDNEEYLSALCELRLELQGSSSD
- the LOC102081234 gene encoding interferon-induced protein with tetratricopeptide repeats 5 isoform X1; this translates as MSDDSSALLSRLQQLQCHFTWDLKPDVSPKRLITRTEIDIEFHQSPYKGAGCFYSLLAYVRYLQDQREEALKLLNQSEETIRESYGDESERRLIVTYGDMAWLKYHDRDFAQSQSYCQRVEDILVKYPTGSSGSLLPEVYGEQGWAYFKVSRSSISKAIDCFRKALEVQTHDVEWNTCYAVVLYCGEQKHKKSQVIKQLRFALEINPNNAALQCMLGAKLAAYKKYEEAEGLVMKALQNDPDNPHILRHSGKYLRNQNRPDEAIVVFERGLKRGDQLSSFNYQLALCYKQKIIAEECRRPFSNREEVRKWRRICISHLEESVKRKRPFVEAWAELALLCAEAGDMSRAEEAYQQCLKKLPEVEEEKDCQTIHQRCGDFHHYHTKNEAQAIAHYTKGLLIPLKKYEWKLCAKKLKQIADRRLAKNRGDGEALALLGQVARAEGDSKKAAFFYEKALNYDKDNEEYLSALCELRLELQGSSSD